Below is a genomic region from Leptolyngbya iicbica LK.
CTGGAACGCCAGCGGTCGCTATCAAAACGCCAGCGGCACCCTCATTGCCGAACCGTCCAACGTCGTCCGGCTCGTCTTCCTCGACACCCAAGCCAACGAAGCCGCCCTGATGGAGGTCATTCAGGCTTACATTACCCAGTTTGAGCAAGAAACCGTGATGGTGTTGGTTGACGAAGATGTGACGGTGGAATTTGTGCCCGCGATCGAAGCCACCCCTGTGCCTGCCATCTTCACCGAATAATGGCCCCGCGCCCCTCCCCAAAAACCGAGAACGCGCTAGGGGACGGGTCCCTATCGGTTCAATCAGGATAGTCAGAAATCGTCCAAGGGACCCGTCCCCTGAGAGAGCAATTTTCAGAACAACGGCGTCCCCCCGCAAAATCGCCTCACCCCCAGCCAATCTCTCTTCATTACAATCTGTGGGTGGAAACGACGCCGCCGTATTAGCCTATAGTTTGGCCTGTTATCCATTGCGCGTTATGACTTCATTGCTGACTGCCCCCGATTGGAACCAGCTGGCGGATCAATCCCTCGCCGGAGAACTCATCAGTCGGGAAGCAGCGCATCAGGTGCTCTCTGCCCCCGACACCGAACTGCTGGCCCAACTTCATGCCGCCTATCGAGTGCGTCACCACTACTGGCAGAATCGGGTGCGGCTGCACTTTTTGCTGAATGCGCAAAGTGGCCTCTGTCCCGAAGATTGCCACTACTGCTCACAGTCAAAAATCTCCACCGCCGAAATCGACAAGTATCCCCTGATGGCGAAAGACCGGGTACTCGCCGCTGCCGAGCGCGCCCATACCCTCAAAGCCGGAACGTTTTGCATGGTAATTTCGGGGCGATCGCCCGCCGAACCCACCTTCAACCGTGTACTGGATTTGGTGCGCGAAGTCAAAGCCCAATACCCGATGAAAATCTGTGCCTGCCTGGGTTTGTTGGATGAAGATCAAGCCCAACGCCTTGCTGCGGCTGGGGTCGATCGCGTCAACCATAACCTCAATACCGCTGAGGCCAACCACGAAAATATTTGCACCACCCACACCTTTCAAGATCGCGTCGGCACTGTCGAAGCCGTCAAAGCTGCCGGACTGACCACCTGCTCCGGTGGCATTCTCGGCATGGGCGAGTCGGCTGACGACGTAATTGACCTGGCCCTGTCGCTGCGGCAACTCGACGTGACCAGCGTTCCCATGAATTTCTTGATTCCAATCCCCGGCACACCCTTCGTCGATCGCGGCGATCTGACGCCCCGCCAGTGTTTGCGGATGCTCTGCCTCTTCCGCCTGCTCTTGCCCAGCCAAGAAATTCGCATCGCTGGCGGCCGTGAAGTGCAGTTGCGATCGCTGCAACCCCTGGGCCTCTACGCCGCCAACTCCATCTTCATCGGCGACTACCTCACCACCCCCGGCCAAGCCGCCACCGCCGACTTCGAAATGATCCGCGATGCCGGATTCGTCCTCGAAGCCCCCGACGGCTCCGTCCTCCAAGGCGACCCCCTCGCCGAGTTACAAGCCCTCGCGATCGCCTAACCCCACCCACCTCACCCACTTCCCACCAACTCCACCCACTCCTCACACCCAACCACCCTGCTACCCAACTACTCCCCACTCCCCCCTCCCATGACCCAATGGCAACAAGGCACCACCCTCGAACTGGACATCACTGACCTCAGCAGCGAGGGCGACGGCGTGGGCCGCTGGGACAATCGCGTCGTCTTTGTACCCGACACCGTGCCCGGCGATCGCATCCAGGCACGGCTCACCTTCGTGAAACCCAAATTTGGGCGCGGGCAAGTATTGCAAGTGCTGGAGCCGTCGAGCGATCGCGTGCGTCCGGCCTGCATCGTGGCGGATAAGTGTGGCGGCTGTCAGTGGCAGCACGTTGCCTATGCCGCCCAACTTGCCGCCAAGCAGCAACAGGTGGTGGATGCTCTGGAACGCATCGGTCACTTTACCGACGTGTCCATCAGCCCCATCATGGCAGCGGACAATCCCCTGAGCTATCGCAACAAAGCCACCTATCCCCTGGGAATCTCGGCGGAAGGCAAGGTCAAGGCGGGCTACTATCGCAAGGGCTCCCACCAAATCGTTAACCTCAACCAGTGCCCGGTGCAGGACGATCGCCTCGACCCGCTCTTGGCTGAGGTGAAGCAAGATATTCAAGCGCGGGACTGGTCTATCTACGATGAAGAGACGCAGACCGGCGATCTGCGGCATTTGGCGCTGCGGGTCGGGCGGCGCACGGGACAGATTCTCCTCACACTGGTGAGTACGACGTGGGATTTGCCAGGTATCGAAGACCAGAGTGCCGACTGGAAAACCCGCTTTCCTGATCTGGCCGGGGTGTGCGTCAATCTCAATACCAAACCCGGCAACGCGATTTGGGGATCAGAAACCCGCTTCGTGGTAGGGGAGCCGTATTTAGAAGAACGCTTTGCCAACCTGACCTTGCACATTTACCCCAATGCCTTTTTCCAGGTGCATACCGAGCAAGCAGAGCGGCTGCTGCGGGTGATTTTGGACGAGCTGCAACTGCAAGGCACCGAAACCGTAGTGGATGCTTACTGTGGCATCGGCACCTTGACGCTGCCGATCGCTCAACGGGCGCAATATTGTCTGGGGTTGGAGGTGCAAACTGAAGCGGTAGAAATTGCGATCGAAAACGCGAAGCTAAATGGCATTGACAATGCCCATTTTGAAGCGGGCACGGTGGATAAACTGCTGCCCGAGGCGTCCCGATTTTTGCAAGATCAACCGCTCGATATTGTGGTGCTTGATCCGCCCCGCAAAGGCTGTAGCGATCGCGTCCTGAGTGGCCTTTTATCCTTACACCCCCAGCGCATCGTGTATATGAGCTGCAATCCAGCGACGCTGGCTCGCGATCTCAAACGTCTGCGAGACGAAGGGGGCTACCAGCTGCAGCGGGTGCAAGCGGCCGACTTTTTTCCGCAAACGGCCCATGTAGAGTGTGTCGCGTTTCTGGTAGCGTAAGAAGGCTTATCCTTGTCACACGGTCATGAAGTTCAGCGATATCGTCCAGCAGCTCGACTTAACGACGGAAAAGTCTAGCCTCAAACCCTTTCCGGAACGAGATCCAGAGATCACTGCGGTGACGCCTGTACAAGCGGGGACAGCTGGAACGATTAGCTACATCGAGGGCCAAAAGTTTCAAGCTTATGTGGCCACGACTGAGTCAAGTGCGCTGATTTTGCCCGAAGATCCAGAGATGCAGGCCCAGGCCAGCGATCGCGGTCTCGCTTGGGTCAGCATGGCCGAACCCCGTTGGGGCTTTGCCCAAGCCCTGGCGTTGTTTTATCAACCCTATCAACCTCATCCTGGCATTCACCCCACAGCGGTGATAGACGAGTCGGTGCAGCTGGGCAAAAACGTCACGATTGGGGCCCATGTCGTCATCCATCCCGACGCCGTAATTGGGGATGATGTGTGCATTCACGCCAATGTGGTGATTTATCCCCAGACGGCAATTGGCGATCGCACCGTGCTGCACGCCAACTGTGTGATTCATGAACATACCCAAATCGGTGCGGACTGCGTGGTGCATAGCGGCGCAGTGATCGGCTCCGAAGGCTTCGGTTTTATTTTGCGCGAGGGCCGCTGGGTCAAAATTCCCCAGTCCGGTCGCACCATTTTGGAAGCCGAGGTCGAAGTGGGCTGCAACACCACTATTGATCGCCCCTCCGTCGGCGAAACCCGCATCCAGGCCAATACCAAACTCGACAACCTGGTCCATATCGGCCATAACTGCCAGATTGGCCCCAGCTGTGTCATGGCCGCTCAAGTCGGCCTGGCGGGACAGGTGGAAACGGCAGATCACGTAATTTTGGGGGGGCAAGTCGGCGCGGCCAATCAAACTTCGATTGGGGCCAACGTTCAAGCTGGGGCCAAAGCGGGCCTGCACGGCAAGATCGCCCCCGGCAGCATTGTCATGGGCAATCCGGCCAGCCCCTACCGCACTTTTTTGAAATCCTCTGCCATCTACAATCGCCTACCCCAGATGCAGCACACCCTCAAGGAACTCCAACAGCAGGTGGCCACTCTACAACAGCAAATTGAAACCCTCAACCCTTAACTCTCAGGAACATTCGATTGTTCGCGCATCGCCAAGGACCCGGTCATGAAGTTCAGTGAATTCATTCAGCAATTAGCCGTTTCGGTGCCCAATCCCCAGGTGCATTTGGCCAATGATCCTGAGTTGACGGGGCTATCCGCGATCGAAGACTCCCAAGCGCACACTT
It encodes:
- the lpxD gene encoding UDP-3-O-(3-hydroxymyristoyl)glucosamine N-acyltransferase yields the protein MKFSDIVQQLDLTTEKSSLKPFPERDPEITAVTPVQAGTAGTISYIEGQKFQAYVATTESSALILPEDPEMQAQASDRGLAWVSMAEPRWGFAQALALFYQPYQPHPGIHPTAVIDESVQLGKNVTIGAHVVIHPDAVIGDDVCIHANVVIYPQTAIGDRTVLHANCVIHEHTQIGADCVVHSGAVIGSEGFGFILREGRWVKIPQSGRTILEAEVEVGCNTTIDRPSVGETRIQANTKLDNLVHIGHNCQIGPSCVMAAQVGLAGQVETADHVILGGQVGAANQTSIGANVQAGAKAGLHGKIAPGSIVMGNPASPYRTFLKSSAIYNRLPQMQHTLKELQQQVATLQQQIETLNP
- the bioB gene encoding biotin synthase BioB; the protein is MTSLLTAPDWNQLADQSLAGELISREAAHQVLSAPDTELLAQLHAAYRVRHHYWQNRVRLHFLLNAQSGLCPEDCHYCSQSKISTAEIDKYPLMAKDRVLAAAERAHTLKAGTFCMVISGRSPAEPTFNRVLDLVREVKAQYPMKICACLGLLDEDQAQRLAAAGVDRVNHNLNTAEANHENICTTHTFQDRVGTVEAVKAAGLTTCSGGILGMGESADDVIDLALSLRQLDVTSVPMNFLIPIPGTPFVDRGDLTPRQCLRMLCLFRLLLPSQEIRIAGGREVQLRSLQPLGLYAANSIFIGDYLTTPGQAATADFEMIRDAGFVLEAPDGSVLQGDPLAELQALAIA
- the rlmD gene encoding 23S rRNA (uracil(1939)-C(5))-methyltransferase RlmD; translation: MTQWQQGTTLELDITDLSSEGDGVGRWDNRVVFVPDTVPGDRIQARLTFVKPKFGRGQVLQVLEPSSDRVRPACIVADKCGGCQWQHVAYAAQLAAKQQQVVDALERIGHFTDVSISPIMAADNPLSYRNKATYPLGISAEGKVKAGYYRKGSHQIVNLNQCPVQDDRLDPLLAEVKQDIQARDWSIYDEETQTGDLRHLALRVGRRTGQILLTLVSTTWDLPGIEDQSADWKTRFPDLAGVCVNLNTKPGNAIWGSETRFVVGEPYLEERFANLTLHIYPNAFFQVHTEQAERLLRVILDELQLQGTETVVDAYCGIGTLTLPIAQRAQYCLGLEVQTEAVEIAIENAKLNGIDNAHFEAGTVDKLLPEASRFLQDQPLDIVVLDPPRKGCSDRVLSGLLSLHPQRIVYMSCNPATLARDLKRLRDEGGYQLQRVQAADFFPQTAHVECVAFLVA